A window from Herbaspirillum sp. meg3 encodes these proteins:
- a CDS encoding FAD-binding oxidoreductase, whose translation MNSPYSAFAQVPPQAYDQHFDPLVSASIGRNTDYAPTYWVATAGEPPQHDGPISGDVDADVVIIGSGFTGLATALFLAQEHGIRATVLEANQVAWGCTSRNGGQGQNASGRLYRSQWIERWGLKTALRLDEEIRYGFDTFKNLVAQIDCDPQPGGHLYIAHRPKKMAFLENEARVMREQFGYDTRILSSDEVRRDWCGDKEAAGAMHEAEGICVHPLKLAFGYLKKARALGARVHPSSPVIGWETKNGVHHLRTPGGIVRARTVAIATGAYGIPGLTPLLKNRLFPVLSNSIVTRPLTVEELKATNFLTHQAITDTRTLRFYYRLLPDNRVQIGSRSAIAGAEAGRETHYRLLVNGLVRKFPALAGIQIDYSWWGWVDVSHDMMPRVVQPDPKQSVFYALGYGGNGVSFSAHAGRRMAERVAGLRDKSMDLPIYDSPLPFPDQGEWAAPFRRLGQSMLYRWYWLRDEIL comes from the coding sequence ATGAACAGCCCGTATTCCGCTTTCGCCCAAGTGCCACCGCAAGCTTACGACCAGCATTTCGATCCGCTGGTGTCGGCCAGCATCGGCCGTAATACCGACTATGCACCGACCTATTGGGTCGCGACCGCAGGCGAGCCACCGCAGCATGACGGCCCCATCAGCGGCGACGTCGATGCCGACGTGGTGATCATCGGCTCCGGCTTCACAGGGCTGGCGACGGCCTTGTTTCTGGCGCAGGAGCATGGCATCCGGGCCACCGTGCTGGAAGCCAATCAGGTCGCCTGGGGTTGCACCAGCCGCAACGGCGGGCAAGGTCAAAATGCCAGTGGCCGGCTATACCGGTCGCAGTGGATAGAGCGCTGGGGTTTGAAGACGGCGTTGCGCCTGGACGAAGAAATCCGTTATGGCTTCGACACCTTCAAGAATCTGGTGGCGCAGATCGATTGCGATCCGCAGCCCGGTGGACATCTCTATATTGCGCATCGTCCCAAGAAGATGGCTTTTCTGGAGAACGAAGCGCGCGTCATGCGCGAGCAATTCGGCTACGACACGCGCATCCTCAGCAGCGATGAGGTACGGCGCGACTGGTGCGGCGACAAGGAGGCGGCCGGCGCCATGCACGAAGCGGAAGGCATCTGCGTGCATCCGCTCAAGCTGGCCTTCGGCTATCTGAAAAAAGCCCGCGCACTCGGTGCGCGGGTGCATCCGTCGAGCCCCGTCATCGGCTGGGAGACCAAAAACGGCGTGCATCATCTGCGCACGCCGGGCGGCATCGTACGTGCTCGCACCGTCGCCATTGCCACCGGCGCGTATGGTATTCCGGGGCTGACGCCGTTGCTGAAAAATCGATTGTTCCCGGTACTGTCGAACTCCATCGTCACACGTCCGCTGACGGTGGAAGAACTCAAGGCAACCAATTTTCTGACGCATCAGGCCATCACCGACACGCGAACCTTGCGCTTCTACTACCGCCTGCTGCCCGACAACCGCGTGCAGATCGGGAGTCGCAGCGCTATCGCCGGGGCCGAGGCCGGTCGCGAAACGCACTACCGTTTGCTGGTCAACGGCCTGGTGCGAAAATTCCCGGCGCTGGCCGGCATCCAGATCGATTATTCGTGGTGGGGCTGGGTCGATGTTAGCCATGACATGATGCCGCGCGTGGTGCAGCCGGATCCGAAGCAATCGGTTTTCTATGCACTCGGCTACGGTGGCAACGGCGTGTCTTTTTCTGCACATGCAGGACGGCGCATGGCCGAACGCGTTGCAGGCTTGCGCGACAAGAGCATGGATTTGCCGATCTACGACAGCCCCTTGCCGTTTCCCGATCAGGGCGAATGGGCGGCGCCGTTCCGCCGTCTTGGACAAAGCATGCTGTATCGCTGGTATTGGCTGCGCGACGAAATTCTCTGA
- a CDS encoding alkene reductase, which translates to MSPFSKLHTAVNVGPYEISHRVVLAPLTRMRAESGAIPGPLMAAYYAQRTSQGGLLIGEATIAAANGNGYLGAPGLYNDSQIAGWKLVTDAVHAKGGRIFLQLYHAGRQSNSQLQPGGGQPVAPSAVEHGGVAYTEAGWVPNTPARALTIAEISDLVESFRTAAERGVQAGFDGVEIHGANGYLFDQFLQDGSNKRTDIYGGSFENRSRFLLDVTRALISVWGSKRVAVRLGPSGTWGDMSDSNPQALFAYVAQQLCALDLAYLHLIEPRVLGNVDDDSKDPAPVAAQLMRKHYKGLIIAAGGFKGDTAEAILQAGDADLVAFGRDFIANPDLPERLRNGWALNPYDRPTFFGGTEVGYTDYPFHVSHEVNADAALAA; encoded by the coding sequence ATGTCCCCATTCTCGAAACTCCATACCGCCGTCAACGTCGGCCCTTACGAAATCTCCCACCGCGTGGTGCTCGCGCCGCTGACCCGCATGCGCGCCGAATCCGGCGCGATTCCCGGCCCGCTGATGGCCGCGTACTACGCACAACGCACCTCGCAGGGCGGCCTGCTGATCGGCGAAGCCACCATCGCCGCCGCCAACGGCAACGGCTACCTCGGTGCGCCCGGCCTGTATAACGACAGCCAGATCGCCGGCTGGAAGCTGGTCACCGACGCCGTCCACGCCAAGGGCGGCCGCATCTTCTTGCAGCTGTACCATGCAGGACGCCAATCCAACAGCCAGCTGCAACCCGGCGGCGGCCAGCCGGTCGCGCCCTCGGCGGTGGAACACGGCGGCGTCGCCTACACCGAAGCCGGCTGGGTTCCCAACACACCGGCGCGCGCACTGACGATTGCAGAAATCAGCGACCTCGTCGAGAGCTTTCGCACAGCCGCCGAACGCGGCGTGCAAGCCGGCTTTGACGGCGTGGAAATCCACGGCGCCAACGGCTACCTGTTCGACCAGTTTCTGCAAGACGGCAGCAACAAGCGTACCGACATCTATGGCGGCTCGTTTGAAAACCGCAGCCGCTTTCTGCTCGACGTCACGCGCGCATTGATCTCGGTCTGGGGCAGCAAACGCGTCGCCGTGCGCCTCGGCCCGAGTGGCACCTGGGGCGACATGTCCGACAGCAATCCGCAAGCCTTGTTTGCTTACGTGGCGCAGCAACTCTGCGCGCTCGACCTGGCCTACCTGCACTTGATCGAACCGCGCGTGCTCGGCAATGTCGACGACGACAGCAAAGACCCGGCACCGGTCGCGGCGCAGCTCATGCGCAAACATTACAAAGGCCTCATCATTGCGGCAGGCGGCTTCAAGGGCGATACGGCGGAAGCGATCCTGCAAGCGGGCGACGCCGATCTGGTTGCTTTCGGCCGCGACTTCATCGCCAATCCTGACCTGCCGGAGCGCCTGCGCAACGGCTGGGCCTTAAACCCGTATGATCGTCCTACTTTCTTCGGCGGCACCGAGGTCGGCTATACCGATTATCCCTTCCACGTGAGCCACGAAGTCAACGCAGACGCGGCACTAGCGGCATAA
- a CDS encoding LysR family transcriptional regulator: MDSLNGISMFVQVAETRSFTETGRILGVSSSAVGKSIARMEERLRVRLFHRSTRSITLTAEGALFLERCRRILSEVDAAEAELSDAAGRPRGRLRVGAPQLVNLLMPIFDSFMARYPDIDLDIDMSDRMVDVVEEGFDIVIRTGEQTDSRLVARRLGACPHVLVASPGYLKQHGTPTHPSELTRHACLQHRFPATGKLERWPLRREETDPELVLPETITVNTIEPLAYSVLQGRGIAFLPAFLVRDALDQGLLQTVLDDYLDRTVTFWMLWPASRYASPKLRVFIDHMSQHLRI; this comes from the coding sequence ATGGACAGCCTCAACGGCATTTCAATGTTTGTGCAGGTCGCGGAGACGCGCAGCTTTACCGAAACAGGCCGCATCCTCGGCGTGTCGTCGTCGGCGGTCGGCAAGAGCATTGCGCGCATGGAGGAGCGGCTGCGCGTGCGCTTGTTTCATCGCAGCACACGCAGCATCACGCTGACGGCTGAGGGAGCGCTGTTTCTCGAACGCTGCCGCCGCATCCTCAGCGAAGTTGATGCGGCCGAGGCCGAGTTGTCGGATGCCGCCGGCCGTCCGCGCGGGCGTTTGCGCGTGGGGGCGCCGCAGCTGGTCAATCTGCTGATGCCGATCTTCGACAGTTTCATGGCGCGCTATCCCGACATCGATCTCGACATCGACATGTCGGATCGCATGGTGGATGTGGTGGAAGAGGGTTTCGACATCGTGATCCGCACCGGCGAGCAGACCGATTCGCGCCTGGTGGCGCGCCGGCTGGGTGCTTGTCCGCACGTGCTGGTGGCTTCTCCCGGCTATCTCAAACAGCACGGAACACCGACGCATCCAAGCGAATTGACCAGGCACGCCTGCCTGCAGCATCGCTTTCCCGCGACCGGCAAGCTGGAGCGCTGGCCCCTGCGTCGCGAAGAGACCGATCCCGAGCTGGTGCTGCCGGAAACCATCACCGTCAACACCATCGAGCCGCTGGCGTATTCGGTGTTGCAGGGACGCGGTATCGCCTTCCTCCCGGCCTTCCTGGTGCGCGATGCGCTGGATCAAGGGTTGCTGCAGACGGTATTGGACGACTATCTCGACCGCACCGTAACCTTCTGGATGCTGTGGCCGGCCAGCCGGTATGCCTCGCCCAAGCTGCGCGTATTCATCGATCACATGAGCCAGCATCTGCGCATCTGA
- a CDS encoding PLP-dependent aminotransferase family protein: MRISDAHQVMWHQIFPEPDRRGTTLQSQLRVCFVDAVLDGRLMAGMRLPSSRELADMLSISRNTVVLVYEKLTEDGYLENRPRNGYYVSDQYLRHVRDASAAKPVMQERDSHRVNWNARMSALPDAMKWLDKPSDWQRYRYPFLYGQFDPSLFPIADWRECSRQALDVSAIRGWAPDAIDNDNASLVDQLIRRVLPRRGIAAKREEVLLTVGAQQALYLVGELLVPPGSTVAVEDPGYMDARNIFLRRGAKLQGLGLDHDGVLPDPAVLASSQTVYCTPSHQCPTGITLNTERRLALLAWAREHDGILIEDDYDAEMQYVGKPSPALKAIDHDQRVIYIGSLSKTLSPGLRIGYIVAPAEVITQLRVLRRLMIRHPATNNQLAAALFISHGHYDRFLHVMREELAKRASILIEAVRRYLPEMQFVAPDGGSALWGTFTEDVDTRLLRKVASEQGILIESGEAFFLSPQGQFNCVRLGFSSIPAERIESGIRELAILAAPMLRRRALTA; this comes from the coding sequence GTGCGCATCAGCGACGCTCATCAGGTCATGTGGCATCAGATTTTCCCCGAGCCGGACCGGCGCGGCACGACGCTGCAAAGCCAGTTGCGCGTGTGCTTCGTCGACGCCGTGCTGGACGGCCGGTTGATGGCCGGCATGCGCCTGCCGTCGAGCCGCGAGCTGGCCGACATGCTATCGATTTCGCGCAATACCGTAGTGCTGGTCTACGAAAAACTGACCGAAGACGGCTACCTGGAAAACCGGCCTCGCAACGGTTACTACGTCAGCGATCAATACCTGCGCCATGTGCGCGACGCCAGCGCGGCCAAACCCGTCATGCAAGAGCGCGACAGCCATCGCGTCAACTGGAATGCACGCATGAGCGCGCTGCCGGACGCCATGAAGTGGCTGGACAAACCCAGCGACTGGCAACGCTATCGCTATCCTTTTCTCTACGGTCAGTTCGATCCCAGCCTGTTTCCGATTGCCGACTGGCGCGAATGCAGCCGCCAGGCGCTGGACGTCAGCGCCATCCGCGGCTGGGCTCCGGATGCCATCGACAACGACAACGCGTCGCTGGTCGATCAACTGATCCGGCGCGTACTGCCGCGACGCGGCATCGCCGCCAAGCGTGAAGAAGTCTTGCTGACGGTTGGCGCGCAACAGGCGCTGTATCTGGTCGGCGAGCTGCTGGTGCCGCCCGGCTCCACCGTCGCAGTGGAAGATCCCGGCTACATGGATGCCCGCAACATCTTCCTGCGGCGCGGCGCCAAACTACAGGGACTGGGCCTGGATCACGACGGCGTGCTGCCCGATCCGGCCGTGCTGGCGTCGTCGCAGACCGTGTATTGCACGCCCAGCCATCAATGCCCGACCGGCATCACGCTCAACACCGAACGGCGGCTGGCCTTGCTGGCCTGGGCGCGCGAGCATGACGGCATCCTGATCGAAGACGATTACGACGCCGAGATGCAATACGTCGGCAAACCCTCGCCTGCGCTCAAGGCCATCGATCACGATCAGCGTGTGATCTACATCGGCAGCCTGTCGAAAACCTTGTCGCCCGGCTTGCGCATCGGTTACATCGTGGCGCCGGCGGAGGTGATCACGCAACTGCGCGTACTGCGCCGCCTGATGATCCGCCACCCCGCCACCAACAACCAGCTGGCGGCGGCGCTGTTCATTTCGCATGGACATTACGATCGCTTTTTGCATGTCATGCGCGAAGAGCTGGCCAAGCGCGCATCCATTCTGATCGAGGCCGTGCGGCGCTATCTGCCGGAGATGCAGTTCGTCGCACCGGACGGCGGCTCGGCATTGTGGGGAACATTTACAGAAGATGTCGATACGCGCTTGCTGCGTAAAGTGGCGTCCGAACAGGGGATTCTGATCGAGTCCGGCGAGGCGTTTTTCTTGTCGCCGCAAGGACAGTTCAATTGCGTGCGCCTGGGATTTTCCTCGATACCGGCAGAACGCATCGAGTCCGGCATCCGTGAACTGGCGATACTGGCGGCGCCGATGCTGCGCAGGCGGGCCCTGACAGCTTGA
- a CDS encoding nuclear transport factor 2 family protein has protein sequence MQDSLSSLSSGAVGVDLLQAFSDAWNRHDLPALMSFMHEECVFLTAAGPEACGTRHVGHAAVGKAFAAAWTNFPDAQWRNGRHWVSGERGVSEWTFTGTAADGTRSESDGVDLFTFRNGKILEKNVFRKDRPRLPAVV, from the coding sequence ATGCAAGATTCCTTATCTTCACTTTCTTCCGGCGCCGTCGGCGTCGACTTGCTGCAAGCGTTTTCAGACGCGTGGAACCGCCATGACTTGCCGGCGCTGATGAGTTTCATGCATGAGGAGTGCGTCTTCCTCACCGCCGCCGGGCCGGAAGCGTGCGGCACGCGCCATGTCGGCCATGCCGCCGTCGGCAAAGCCTTTGCTGCGGCATGGACCAATTTTCCGGATGCGCAATGGCGCAACGGCCGCCATTGGGTCAGCGGCGAGCGCGGGGTGTCTGAATGGACGTTCACCGGCACCGCCGCCGACGGGACGCGCTCGGAATCCGATGGTGTCGATCTGTTTACTTTTCGCAACGGCAAGATTCTGGAAAAGAACGTGTTTCGCAAAGACCGTCCGCGTCTGCCCGCTGTGGTCTGA
- a CDS encoding ABC transporter permease subunit, with product MSTGTTIVKKAAPALLSNAAHRRRARSYGALGQGSTWVISSVTVIALLALWWLATSMHWIKPLFLPSPAATFKAFVSALQGQTQGDTPLAQHVLISISRVMSAFLLAVVTAVPVGIAMGTSRIARGIADPLIEFYRPLPPLAYLPLIVIWLGIDESAKITLIYLACFAPLAMASKAGVRSVAVEQINAARSLGASNWQVIRLVVLPAALPEILTGMRIAIGFGWTTLVAAEMVAATAGIGQMVLNASNFLRTDVVIMGIVVIGLLAYGIDVLMRKMEVRLIPWKGKM from the coding sequence ATGTCCACCGGCACCACCATCGTCAAGAAGGCCGCGCCTGCGCTGCTGTCCAATGCGGCCCACCGCCGACGCGCACGCAGCTATGGCGCACTCGGCCAGGGCAGCACCTGGGTCATCAGCAGCGTCACCGTCATCGCACTGCTGGCGTTGTGGTGGTTGGCGACGAGCATGCATTGGATCAAGCCGCTGTTTCTTCCGTCGCCGGCGGCAACATTCAAGGCCTTCGTCAGTGCATTGCAGGGACAGACGCAAGGCGACACGCCGCTGGCTCAGCATGTGCTGATCAGCATCTCGCGCGTGATGTCGGCATTTTTGCTGGCAGTCGTCACCGCTGTGCCGGTCGGCATCGCCATGGGTACCTCGCGCATCGCGCGCGGCATCGCAGATCCACTCATCGAGTTTTACCGGCCGCTGCCGCCGCTAGCCTATCTGCCATTAATCGTGATCTGGCTCGGCATCGATGAAAGCGCCAAGATCACGCTGATCTACCTGGCCTGCTTTGCACCGCTGGCAATGGCTTCCAAAGCCGGCGTACGCTCGGTGGCGGTGGAGCAGATCAACGCCGCGCGGTCGCTGGGAGCCAGCAACTGGCAGGTCATCCGGCTAGTGGTCTTGCCGGCGGCGCTGCCGGAAATCCTGACCGGCATGCGCATCGCCATCGGCTTCGGCTGGACTACGCTGGTGGCGGCCGAGATGGTCGCGGCCACAGCCGGCATCGGCCAAATGGTGCTCAATGCGTCCAACTTCCTGCGCACCGATGTCGTGATCATGGGCATCGTCGTGATCGGCTTGCTGGCTTACGGCATCGACGTTCTCATGCGCAAGATGGAAGTCCGGCTGATTCCGTGGAAAGGCAAGATGTAA
- a CDS encoding NADP-dependent isocitrate dehydrogenase: protein MTTDKSTIIYTLTDEAPLLATYSLLPIIRTFTAQVGVDVVESDISVATRILAEFPDRLTPEQRVPDNLAALGKLTQDPSANIIKLPNISASVPQLQAAVRELQSRGYAIPDVPEDPKTDEEKEILKSYSKVLGSAVNPVLREGNSDRRAPASIKRFARKHPHSMGEWSMASRSHVAHMKHGDFYHGEKSMTIGAARDVKMELVGKSGKVTVLKPKVSLKAGEIIDSMFMSKKALCDFYEEQFEDARKTGVMLSLHVKATMMKVSHPIVFGHAVKIFYKEAFAKHGKLFDELGVNVNNGLVNLYEKIETLPSSKKEEIIRDLHACHEHRPSLAMVDSAKGISNLHAPNDVIVDASMPAMIRIGGKMWDANGKPQDTKAVIPESTFARIYQEVINFCKTNGNFDPTTMGTVPNVGLMAQKAEEYGSHDKTFEIAEDGVANIVDLATGEVLLTQNVEQGDIWRMCQVKDEPIRDWVKLAVTRARNSGMPAVFWLDPYRPHEAELIKKVETYLKDHDTKGLDIQIMSQVRAMRYTLERVIRGLDTISVTGNILRDYLTDLFPIMELGTSAKMLSIVPLMAGGGMYETGAGGSAPKHVKQLVEENHLRWDSLGEFLALAVSLEDMGIKTGNKKAQVLAKALDDATGKLLDNNQSPSPKTGELDNRGSHFYLAMYWAQELAAQKDDAELAAKFAPLAKTLTENEAKITAELKAVQGKPVDIGGYFMADPKKVSEVMRPSATFNAALSSVK, encoded by the coding sequence ATGACCACAGATAAATCCACCATCATCTATACGCTTACTGACGAGGCGCCGCTGCTGGCGACGTACTCCCTCCTGCCGATCATCCGAACCTTCACCGCACAGGTGGGCGTCGATGTCGTGGAAAGCGATATTTCGGTGGCGACGCGTATTCTGGCCGAATTCCCGGACCGTCTGACACCTGAACAGCGTGTCCCGGACAATCTGGCCGCGCTGGGCAAGCTGACGCAAGATCCAAGCGCCAACATCATCAAGCTGCCGAACATCAGCGCCTCGGTGCCGCAGTTGCAAGCCGCCGTGCGTGAACTGCAATCGCGTGGTTATGCCATCCCTGATGTGCCGGAAGATCCAAAGACCGACGAAGAAAAAGAAATCCTGAAGAGCTACTCCAAAGTGCTCGGCAGCGCCGTGAACCCGGTTCTGCGTGAAGGCAACTCCGATCGCCGCGCACCGGCATCGATCAAGCGCTTCGCACGCAAGCACCCGCACAGCATGGGCGAGTGGAGCATGGCATCGCGCTCGCACGTTGCCCACATGAAGCATGGCGACTTCTACCACGGTGAAAAATCCATGACCATCGGCGCCGCGCGCGACGTCAAGATGGAACTGGTCGGCAAGAGCGGCAAGGTCACCGTCCTGAAACCGAAGGTTTCCCTGAAGGCCGGCGAAATCATCGACAGCATGTTCATGAGCAAGAAGGCGCTGTGCGATTTCTACGAAGAGCAATTCGAAGATGCGCGCAAGACCGGCGTCATGCTGTCGCTGCACGTCAAGGCAACCATGATGAAGGTGTCGCACCCGATCGTGTTCGGCCACGCCGTCAAGATCTTCTACAAGGAAGCGTTTGCCAAGCACGGCAAGCTGTTCGACGAACTGGGCGTGAACGTCAACAACGGCCTGGTCAACCTGTACGAAAAAATCGAAACACTGCCATCGTCGAAGAAGGAAGAAATCATCCGTGACCTGCACGCTTGTCACGAGCATCGTCCATCGCTGGCGATGGTTGATTCGGCCAAGGGTATTTCCAACCTGCACGCACCGAACGACGTGATCGTCGATGCATCGATGCCGGCCATGATCCGTATCGGCGGCAAGATGTGGGATGCCAACGGCAAGCCGCAAGACACCAAGGCAGTGATCCCGGAAAGCACCTTTGCCCGTATCTACCAGGAAGTCATCAACTTCTGCAAAACCAACGGCAACTTCGATCCGACCACCATGGGCACCGTGCCTAACGTCGGTCTGATGGCGCAAAAGGCGGAAGAGTACGGTTCGCACGACAAGACATTTGAAATCGCTGAAGACGGCGTTGCCAACATCGTCGACCTGGCAACAGGCGAAGTGCTGCTGACACAAAACGTCGAGCAAGGCGACATCTGGCGCATGTGCCAGGTCAAGGACGAACCGATCCGCGACTGGGTCAAACTGGCCGTCACCCGCGCACGCAACTCCGGCATGCCGGCAGTATTCTGGCTCGACCCGTACCGTCCGCACGAAGCAGAACTGATCAAGAAGGTTGAGACTTACCTGAAGGATCACGACACCAAGGGCCTGGACATCCAGATCATGTCGCAAGTGCGCGCCATGCGTTACACGCTGGAACGCGTCATCCGCGGCCTGGACACCATCTCGGTGACCGGCAACATCCTGCGCGACTACCTGACCGACCTGTTCCCGATCATGGAACTGGGCACCAGCGCCAAGATGCTGTCGATCGTTCCGCTGATGGCTGGTGGCGGCATGTACGAAACAGGCGCAGGCGGTTCGGCGCCGAAGCACGTCAAGCAACTGGTGGAAGAAAACCATCTGCGCTGGGACTCGCTCGGTGAATTCCTGGCGTTGGCCGTGTCGCTGGAAGACATGGGCATCAAGACCGGCAACAAGAAGGCACAGGTTCTGGCCAAGGCGTTGGATGACGCCACCGGCAAACTGCTGGATAACAACCAGTCGCCATCGCCAAAGACCGGTGAGCTGGACAATCGCGGCAGCCATTTCTACCTGGCCATGTACTGGGCGCAAGAACTGGCAGCGCAAAAGGACGACGCCGAACTGGCAGCCAAGTTTGCGCCGCTGGCCAAGACACTGACAGAGAACGAAGCCAAGATCACTGCAGAACTCAAGGCAGTGCAAGGCAAGCCGGTCGACATCGGCGGCTATTTCATGGCCGACCCGAAGAAGGTCAGCGAAGTCATGCGTCCTAGCGCGACTTTCAATGCAGCACTGAGCAGCGTCAAGTAA
- a CDS encoding DUF4148 domain-containing protein, with product MRKFHLALAALTLSTAASAFAEAPYPVDKPFTSTVSRAQVKQDLIQAEQQGLLSEGDTYPVVSQAPSSLSRKNVQQQLQTAQHGDTLYSGA from the coding sequence ATGCGTAAATTTCACCTCGCCCTCGCCGCCCTTACCTTGAGCACCGCTGCCAGCGCTTTTGCAGAAGCACCGTATCCGGTCGACAAGCCATTCACATCGACCGTTTCGCGTGCGCAGGTCAAACAGGATCTGATCCAGGCTGAACAACAGGGCCTCCTCTCGGAAGGCGACACCTATCCGGTCGTGTCGCAAGCGCCATCGTCGCTGAGCCGCAAGAACGTTCAACAGCAATTGCAGACTGCGCAGCACGGCGACACGCTCTATTCAGGTGCCTGA
- a CDS encoding aldo/keto reductase codes for MADGNNTFLIDGTTPVQRLGFGAMRITGPGIWGEPEDRAEAIRTLRRLPDLGVNFIDTADSYGPNVSEELIRTALHPYGGILVATKAGLVRTGPDHWVPLGRPEYLIQQAHTSLRRLGVEQIGLWQLHRIDPRVPADEQFGTVRQLIDDGVIRHAGLSEVSVADIEAASRHFKVATVQNCYNLADRASEDVLDYCTQHGIGFIPWYPLAGGDLLQGALSSTLAKVAARHEATVAQIALAWLLKRSPVMLPIPGTSKVKHLEQNVAAARICLTEQEFAELDASGRT; via the coding sequence ATGGCAGACGGCAACAACACTTTTCTGATCGACGGCACGACGCCGGTACAACGCCTCGGTTTCGGCGCCATGCGCATCACCGGCCCCGGCATCTGGGGCGAACCGGAAGACCGCGCCGAAGCGATCCGCACGCTGCGCCGTCTGCCGGATCTGGGTGTCAATTTCATCGACACCGCCGACTCCTACGGCCCCAACGTTTCCGAAGAACTGATCCGCACGGCGCTGCATCCCTACGGCGGCATTCTGGTCGCGACCAAGGCCGGACTGGTGCGCACCGGCCCCGACCATTGGGTGCCGCTGGGCCGTCCCGAATACCTGATCCAGCAGGCGCACACCAGCCTGCGCAGGCTCGGTGTGGAGCAGATCGGCCTGTGGCAGTTGCATCGCATTGATCCACGCGTACCGGCGGACGAACAGTTCGGCACGGTGCGCCAACTGATCGACGACGGCGTGATCCGTCATGCGGGCCTGAGCGAAGTCAGCGTGGCCGATATTGAAGCGGCATCGCGCCATTTCAAAGTCGCGACCGTGCAAAACTGCTACAACCTCGCCGACCGCGCCAGCGAAGACGTCCTCGACTACTGCACGCAACACGGCATCGGCTTCATCCCCTGGTATCCCCTCGCGGGCGGCGACTTGCTGCAAGGCGCCTTGTCGTCGACGCTGGCGAAAGTCGCGGCACGCCACGAAGCGACGGTAGCGCAGATCGCGCTGGCCTGGCTGCTCAAGCGCAGCCCGGTAATGTTGCCGATTCCCGGCACCTCGAAAGTCAAACATCTGGAACAGAACGTCGCCGCTGCGCGCATCTGCCTGACCGAGCAAGAGTTCGCAGAACTCGACGCCTCCGGCCGGACGTAG
- a CDS encoding helix-turn-helix domain-containing protein: MSRGYSAAVSRLIANQQQRYAFPLPDAGLQASMPRVIHQHFTVAGEIRSLQAPAWGDYVGRILDFPVSRVQREFGFRGEIDTYVLSDMIYLDSRTDALSQARTNARISRDSVRDYVFHVAVEGIMETAIGTVKERKSTQFVPGILALDMGQPMHMVRPTYSRVLAFFLPRALVEQEIPDAESLHGQVVGYTTPLTRLILDRVTSLCAALPTMSQEQAEESIRVCAGLILAAFKKQTRRSTGPHAAVQTATRNQIREFIEVNLRDGDLTTEAILRTFPIPRPTLYRMFEHEGGIGTYIRNRRLREAAEELATAPHVSIMEIAYGWSFGSPSDFTRAFRRAYGMAPQDFRALGVDLLRN; the protein is encoded by the coding sequence ATGAGCAGAGGCTATTCCGCCGCCGTGAGCCGGCTCATCGCCAACCAGCAGCAGCGCTACGCGTTTCCTCTGCCCGATGCCGGACTGCAGGCGTCGATGCCGCGCGTCATTCATCAGCATTTCACCGTGGCCGGCGAAATCCGCAGCTTGCAGGCGCCGGCCTGGGGAGACTATGTCGGCCGCATTCTCGATTTCCCCGTGTCGCGCGTCCAGCGCGAGTTCGGTTTCAGGGGCGAGATCGATACCTATGTCCTGAGCGACATGATTTACCTCGACAGCCGCACCGACGCCTTGTCGCAGGCCCGCACCAATGCCCGTATCTCGCGCGACAGCGTGCGTGATTACGTCTTCCACGTTGCCGTGGAAGGCATCATGGAAACCGCCATCGGCACCGTGAAGGAAAGGAAGTCGACACAGTTCGTGCCGGGCATTCTTGCGCTCGACATGGGGCAGCCCATGCACATGGTGCGGCCGACCTATTCGCGCGTGCTGGCGTTTTTTCTGCCGCGTGCGCTGGTGGAGCAAGAAATCCCCGATGCCGAATCATTGCACGGCCAGGTCGTCGGGTATACGACACCGCTGACGCGACTCATCCTTGACCGTGTGACCAGCCTGTGTGCCGCCTTGCCGACGATGTCGCAGGAGCAGGCGGAAGAATCCATTCGCGTGTGCGCGGGGCTGATCCTGGCCGCGTTCAAGAAGCAAACGCGGCGCAGCACAGGCCCTCATGCCGCGGTGCAGACGGCGACTCGCAACCAGATCCGCGAGTTCATCGAGGTCAACCTGCGCGACGGCGACCTGACGACGGAAGCGATCCTGCGGACTTTCCCGATTCCGCGGCCGACCTTGTACCGGATGTTCGAGCATGAAGGCGGGATCGGCACCTACATCCGCAACCGCCGACTGCGCGAAGCGGCAGAAGAGCTGGCCACCGCGCCGCATGTCAGCATCATGGAAATCGCCTACGGTTGGTCATTCGGCAGTCCGTCCGACTTTACGCGGGCATTTCGCCGGGCTTACGGCATGGCGCCGCAGGATTTCCGGGCGCTGGGCGTGGATCTGCTCAGGAACTGA